One part of the Pecten maximus chromosome 9, xPecMax1.1, whole genome shotgun sequence genome encodes these proteins:
- the LOC117334111 gene encoding uncharacterized protein LOC117334111: MAHRVLTCGCNIFKRWKGILLNAQRSFSSDVPHDVEQRRPRYGPGDITQTHISKQLVLRSLNYSDAHKRKLVLLFDWLYAKPAAVEKYCNLYHDQGLDVLTIKGRLVHFLWPPVGYKLAKNILQFVFQDSRHEVLVHAFSIGAYIYALCLMLSRREPDAFGAFRERVKGQVFDSIVIGSYDHMSTGIAVALPGTNTMKKPILHMMDVYFNRTKETTRDEYDKLVDLFTTDPVVVPTQLFYSYGDPMCYVPAIEQMITGWQRDIPDFDVTSKCWEKSVHAAHMKFHEEEYLIKWQEWLDKIDLTADDEYVSL; this comes from the coding sequence ATGGCACATAGGGTGCTGACTTGTGGATGTAACATATTCAAAAGGTGGAAAGGAATTCTACTTAATGCTCAACGTTCCTTTAGTTCAGATGTTCCACATGATGTAGAGCAACGTCGTCCTCGTTATGGCCCAGGTGATATTACTCAAACCCATATCTCTAAACAGTTGGTACTGCGAAGTTTGAATTATTCCGATGCACATAAAAGGAAACTTGTACTTTTGTTTGACTGGCTGTATGCCAAGCCAGCCGCTGTAGAAAAATACTGTAACCTGTATCATGACCAAGGGCTAGATGTCCTCACTATAAAAGGACGACTGGTACATTTCCTTTGGCCACCTGTGGGATATAAACTCGCAAAAAATATACTCCAGTTTGTTTTTCAAGATAGCAGACATGAAGTCCTTGTCCATGCCTTCTCCATAGGCGCATACATCTATGCTCTGTGTCTGATGTTGTCAAGACGTGAACCAGATGCATTTGGAGCTTTTCGGgaaagggtcaaaggtcaagtcTTTGACAGTATTGTCATTGGATCCTATGACCACATGTCGACAGGGATAGCAGTGGCACTACCAGGAACCAACACTATGAAGAAACCTATTCTACATATGATGGACGTCTACTTTAATAGGACCAAGGAAACGACTCGTGATGAGTATGATAAACTGGTTGATCTGTTCACGACGGACCCTGTTGTTGTTCCAACCCAGTTGTTCTACAGCTATGGTGACCCAATGTGTTACGTCCCAGCCATAGAACAGATGATTACAGGCTGGCAGCGTGACATTCCAGACTTTGATGTAACTAGTAAATGTTGGGAGAAGTCGGTGCATGCTGCTCACATGAAGTTTCACGAAGAGGAATATTTGATTAAATGGCAAGAGTGGCTGGATAAGATCGACCTAACCGCAGACGATGAATATGTTagtttataa